In candidate division WOR-3 bacterium, the sequence CGAACGCAGTCGCGAGTTACTTACCATGGTCGGCCTGGCAGAAAGGATGAACCACCGCTCTAACGAACTATCCGGCGGCGAGATGCAGCGCGTCGCTTTGGCCCGTGCACTGGCCAACCGGCCGTCGCTCTTACTCGCTGATGAACCAACTGGCAACCTTGATTCTCGCACCGGACAGGAAGTGATGGCTTTGCTCGACGACGTCGCACGCAAGGGTAACACGGTTATCCTTGTCACCCATGACCGTGAGGTCGCAGCCCATGCCCGCCGTATCCTCAGGATGGTGGACGGAAAGATTACGAGCTAGCCGGTGTTCCTCGAACTCCTGAAGCTTTCGGTTGAAACATTCCGTACCCACCGGATGCGCTCATTTCTTACCGCGCTGGGGATCATCATCGGCGTAATGACCGTCATCTCGATTATCTCGCTCATCCAGGGCATGAACCGTGAAGTGGAGCGTCAGATATCTTCACTCGGCTCGAATACTATCTACGTACAGAAGTTCGCCTGGGGCATGGGTCGGATTGACTTCGACGACATCAGTCGCCGACCCGACCTGACCGTTGATGATGCCGAAGCCATTGCCCGCCTACCTGGCATTGACCGGGTCTCGCCGGTGCGCTCCCGCACGGTCAGCCGGATTACTTGGCGCGGCAACAAGGCCACAAACGTTGATTTGACCGGCGCGTCGCCCGGCTACGCTGTTACATCCAATGTCAACGTCGAAACCGGCCGCTTCATTTCTTCAGACGATAGCTTACGCAAGCGTGCGGTATGTCTTATCGGTGGTCAGGTCGCTGATGACCTTTTCGGTGAGACCGACCCGGTCGGCAGGCGATTGACGGTCGAGGGAAAGCCCTTCACCATCATCGGTGTCCTCAAGCGCAAGGGCACCTTCATGGGGCAGAGCCAGGACAATGTCATCATCATTCCTTTCTCAACTTTCCAAAAGCACTTCCCGATGCCGCGCGACCGCCGAAGCCGGATGTTCGCAGGAATCTCAATCGAAGCTGCGCCCCGCCGCGGAGTAACGATAGAACGCGCGGTTGATCAGATACGGGAACTAATGCGCCGGCGGCATGGTCTGGGTTACGACAAGCCGGATGACTTCGGTATCAACACCCAGGACACCCTGCGCGAAATCTACCAGAACATTACTCGGGTCGCGATCATCGTGATGGTTGCGGTTGCCGGTATCTCGCTCTTGGTCGGTGGCATCGGTATCATGAACATCATGCTCGTCGCAGTTACTGAGCGCACGCGGGAGATTGGCCTGCGCAAAGCTTTGGGTGCGACGAACCGTACCATCCTCTGGCAGTTTCTTCTGGAATCAGTGATGCTTGCGGTAATCGGCGGCGCCATCGGCGTCATACTCGGTCTGGGAATCGCGCAACTTGCCGCCGCAGTTGGTCACCTCAAGGCTGCGGCACCGCTCTGGACGATACTTCTGGGTTTCGGCTTCTCAGCCGGGGTCGGCATATTCTTCGGGATTTACCCAGCATCCCGCGCCGCCCGGCTGAATCCTATTGAAGCCCTGCGTTACGAATAACCGACCGCGCAGCTGAACTGGCCAACAAGTTGGGTCTCCTATTGCTGCACAACAAGCTTCTGGACAGCAGTCATTCTGTCCGTATCAAGTCTGACGATGTAGATACCGGCGCTCAATTCTCCAATGTCGAGTGGAATGACCAGATTATCATGGTTGATAGCCAGATGACGGGCGAGGACGCAGCAGCCAGCGGTGTCGAAGACGCGCAGCAAAGAACGCTGAGTACCGACCGGTGAACAACGAACGAACCAGATGTGAACCGTCACGAAGGCACCCTTGGCCGGATTTGGAACGATTTCCATCCGCGGCCAGGACAGGGCTGGTTCGACTTTCTCTGTACTTCCGGTGAGAGAGTAGTTGATATCAAGCCATGGCGAATCGGAGCGCGGGCTTGTGTTCCAGCCGATAATCCAGGCTTTCTCGGTCAGCACGTGCGACCAGTCGTAGCCCCAGAGCCCGAACGCCACCCAGTTCTGGCCGAGTGTGTTCTTGATGTGGGATGTTCCGGTCACGTTGAGTTCGATCGTGTCCCACAGCCGGCCCATCGGCACATCGGCGCAGATGGCGCCGTTTTCGATGGCAAAAAACAGGTCTCGGGCGCCGGTCGAAACTGGGTCGACGTTGACCGCGGTGAACCTGAAGTCGAAGCTGAACTCCCAGTAGTGCACCAGATAGCGGATTCTCGCGCGCAGAATGGTCGCAGAATCCGGTATCGAGGTCGTCCGGAACTTGAACCAGCCGCACCTTGTTGTCTCGGCCGGTGGAATCCCGGCTCCGATAATGTGCTCGACCTTGACTGTGTTGTCCGACTTGCCGTAGAGGTCGTTCACGTCGTCGCGAGTGCAGGTTCCGGTCGAGTAAGGCAGGCTGTCAGTGCCGACCGTGTACTCGGCGTCGTTCGGCAGCCACCCGTCACCCGAACGCTCGCTGATGGGCATAGCGGCTATAATGGCCGTGTAGCTGCTGTCGCCGTTCGAGTAGTGGCGGGAGAACTCATCGCGCAGTTTCGTGATTTCGTTGCCGGCAGGAAGGAACGCGGCTTCGGTTGCCAGCGCGGCGCCGAAGGTAACCGCCAGCAAGAGAGCAACCGCCGTGCGGATGTTGTTCACCGTCTACCTTTGGACAACGAGCTTCTTGATGTCGGTAATGCCGTCGGCACTGAGTTCGACGAGATAGACGCCGTTTGCGAAGTCGTTCACGGCAAGCGGAACGCTGAGAACAGAATGTTGAATATTGAACACCAAGTGCCGGACGCAACGGCCCGCAGCGTCATACAGACGGATGACAGCCGGTCCCGGACGGGGCAAGCCGAGCCGGACAATGGCGGTCGTGCGCGCTGGGTTAGGCAGAACCGGGTAGAGTGTTGGGCTGGCGACCGGAGCGCCCGGTGCAATTTCGTTTTCGACGCCGGATGTTACACTGTGCTTTTCCAGAATCCACTTGCCGGGGTTGAAATCAAGCGCAGTTGGCTCACCAGATAGGGTGAAGACGTTGCGCTGGGGATTGGTTGTGATGTCCCAGTGCAGCAGCGTGTCTGAGCCGCCGGCGATGCTCACAAGCGCCTCGACCGGCATATGGAAGCAGGCCGGCGCCTGGCTGCCGTTGGTCTGGCCTACGTCAATGACAATCTCCCATAGGTCATTAGACCGGCGGCCGTACCAGTTGACTGAGTAGTTCGGGAATCCGGCCTGATATACCCATTCGTTGTAGAACCAGTCAAGCTCAAGCCCGGTCAGTTGCTCGTGGATGCGCTTGCGGTCTTCAGTTGTTCCGTTGCCGTAGGCAAAGCTGTCGCGCCAGGCCCGCTCGGCCGCAAACCAGATTCCCGGTTTCTCAAAGTTCGTATCGCCTTCCACGTACCGCGTCATGTGGTTCACCCACGCAGCTTTGCAGTAGGTGTGGCCCCAGTCGAACAGCCGTGCCATGCCGGGGTTGTAAATCGGGTGGCGGTCAAGCGAGTCGGCCCGGAAGAAGTACTGGCGATAGTCTTCCATTGCATCGAGAAACGATTGCCGGCCATAGTGGTGATAGAACCATAGTGGGTCCAGGTAGCTGGCTGAACCTTCGTTGAGCCAGATATCGGCCCAGGTGAAGCAGGTGACGCAGTCGCCAAACCACATGTGGGCGAGTTCGTGCGCGATGCCGGATTCGTCGGCATAGAGAATCCAGTTG encodes:
- a CDS encoding T9SS type A sorting domain-containing protein, whose amino-acid sequence is MNNIRTAVALLLAVTFGAALATEAAFLPAGNEITKLRDEFSRHYSNGDSSYTAIIAAMPISERSGDGWLPNDAEYTVGTDSLPYSTGTCTRDDVNDLYGKSDNTVKVEHIIGAGIPPAETTRCGWFKFRTTSIPDSATILRARIRYLVHYWEFSFDFRFTAVNVDPVSTGARDLFFAIENGAICADVPMGRLWDTIELNVTGTSHIKNTLGQNWVAFGLWGYDWSHVLTEKAWIIGWNTSPRSDSPWLDINYSLTGSTEKVEPALSWPRMEIVPNPAKGAFVTVHIWFVRCSPVGTQRSLLRVFDTAGCCVLARHLAINHDNLVIPLDIGELSAGIYIVRLDTDRMTAVQKLVVQQ
- a CDS encoding ABC transporter permease, giving the protein MFLELLKLSVETFRTHRMRSFLTALGIIIGVMTVISIISLIQGMNREVERQISSLGSNTIYVQKFAWGMGRIDFDDISRRPDLTVDDAEAIARLPGIDRVSPVRSRTVSRITWRGNKATNVDLTGASPGYAVTSNVNVETGRFISSDDSLRKRAVCLIGGQVADDLFGETDPVGRRLTVEGKPFTIIGVLKRKGTFMGQSQDNVIIIPFSTFQKHFPMPRDRRSRMFAGISIEAAPRRGVTIERAVDQIRELMRRRHGLGYDKPDDFGINTQDTLREIYQNITRVAIIVMVAVAGISLLVGGIGIMNIMLVAVTERTREIGLRKALGATNRTILWQFLLESVMLAVIGGAIGVILGLGIAQLAAAVGHLKAAAPLWTILLGFGFSAGVGIFFGIYPASRAARLNPIEALRYE
- a CDS encoding M1 family aminopeptidase, giving the protein MKNLLTVICLMLVSAAPGFIPGPEQYETKWLLPRSDRPETDAESTHDYDARFYRIDLNLPMTSGAMTAHCGIWLASEVPSLDSAVFNFTRLVCDSVRRAARIQAFRTTYTNLIVYLDPAIPQGDSAYIEIYYHRNAGTQNQGFYFYLEGSGQGRNHTVCYSMTQPEDARAWFPCWDYPWDKAEQGCQVNITLPDSFRVCANGLLDSVSSNTDGTRTWWWTHRYPIPTYLINFAASIFKEITQWFHYTPTDSMIIRHWVWPEDSVQAMTAFVNVPDMVAFYSDSTRFGIYPFLQEKYGQVAVYPFSFGGMEHQTMTTIHRNWILYADESGIAHELAHMWFGDCVTCFTWADIWLNEGSASYLDPLWFYHHYGRQSFLDAMEDYRQYFFRADSLDRHPIYNPGMARLFDWGHTYCKAAWVNHMTRYVEGDTNFEKPGIWFAAERAWRDSFAYGNGTTEDRKRIHEQLTGLELDWFYNEWVYQAGFPNYSVNWYGRRSNDLWEIVIDVGQTNGSQAPACFHMPVEALVSIAGGSDTLLHWDITTNPQRNVFTLSGEPTALDFNPGKWILEKHSVTSGVENEIAPGAPVASPTLYPVLPNPARTTAIVRLGLPRPGPAVIRLYDAAGRCVRHLVFNIQHSVLSVPLAVNDFANGVYLVELSADGITDIKKLVVQR